In one window of Polynucleobacter sp. AM-7D1 DNA:
- the argJ gene encoding bifunctional glutamate N-acetyltransferase/amino-acid acetyltransferase ArgJ yields the protein MTVNLPLPQKDQLKPVKGFQMGIAEAGIKKANRKDLLVMTLVPGSQVAGVFTLNRFCAAPVQVCKEHLALDGVKGEIRALVVNTGNANAGTGERGMKDALSTCAELAKELKLNPEQILPFSTGVILEPLPIDRLIAGLPKAVASLGEDHWLDAAEAIMTTDTQPKAASMTVETPSGLVTITGICKGAGMIHPNMATMLGFIATDAGFAPGLLNQLTREIADLSFNAITIDGDTSTNDSFIIMATGQSALQIQSTSDASYNLVRAALIDLARKLAQMIVRDGEGATKFITIDVQGGKTEEECRLVAEAVAHSPLVKTAFFASDPNLGRILAAIGYAGITDLDVNQVQMWLGDVWVAKNGGRHPDYQEADGQRVMQAEEITVKIDLGRGSAQQTMWTCDLSHDYVSINADYRS from the coding sequence ATGACAGTCAACTTACCACTCCCCCAAAAAGACCAACTAAAGCCTGTGAAGGGTTTTCAGATGGGCATCGCCGAAGCTGGAATCAAGAAGGCTAATCGCAAAGACTTATTGGTGATGACTTTGGTGCCTGGCTCTCAGGTTGCCGGTGTTTTTACTTTAAATCGATTTTGTGCTGCTCCAGTTCAAGTTTGTAAAGAGCATTTAGCCCTGGATGGTGTAAAGGGTGAGATTCGTGCTTTGGTGGTGAATACAGGTAATGCGAATGCGGGAACTGGTGAGAGGGGCATGAAGGATGCCCTATCCACTTGTGCCGAATTAGCAAAAGAACTTAAGCTCAATCCAGAACAAATTTTGCCGTTTTCAACTGGTGTGATTCTGGAACCACTGCCGATCGACAGATTAATTGCTGGATTGCCTAAAGCAGTTGCTAGCCTAGGCGAAGACCATTGGCTTGATGCTGCAGAAGCCATCATGACGACAGATACTCAGCCTAAAGCTGCGTCCATGACGGTAGAAACTCCATCTGGACTGGTGACCATTACCGGTATTTGTAAGGGTGCCGGCATGATTCATCCTAATATGGCAACGATGTTGGGGTTTATTGCAACTGATGCTGGTTTTGCTCCAGGCCTGCTTAATCAACTGACGCGTGAGATTGCCGATCTTTCATTTAACGCGATCACGATTGATGGCGATACCTCAACTAATGATTCTTTCATCATCATGGCGACTGGCCAGTCAGCGCTACAGATTCAATCAACTAGTGATGCTAGTTATAACTTAGTTCGAGCCGCATTAATCGATCTCGCCCGTAAGCTTGCTCAAATGATTGTGAGGGATGGTGAAGGAGCAACTAAATTTATTACGATTGATGTGCAGGGCGGTAAGACGGAGGAGGAGTGCCGTTTAGTAGCAGAGGCTGTAGCCCATTCACCATTAGTAAAGACAGCTTTCTTTGCAAGTGACCCCAATCTAGGTCGCATTCTCGCGGCGATTGGTTACGCTGGAATCACTGACCTCGACGTGAACCAAGTGCAAATGTGGCTTGGGGATGTTTGGGTTGCTAAGAATGGTGGCCGACATCCTGATTACCAAGAAGCTGATGGTCAGAGAGTTATGCAGGCTGAAGAAATTACCGTCAAGATTGACTTGGGTCGTGGATCGGCACAGCAGACGATGTGGACTTGTGATTTGTCACATGACTACGTTTCCATTAATGCTGATTACCGCTCATAG
- a CDS encoding ATP-binding protein translates to MNEKLEQLLSHLETFLPKVLTEEQWKSSTAFRWRRRDSVFGSIGFLQPVKHVSDITFEDLKNIDRQRDAIHDNTKNFIQGKPANNILLTGARGTGKSSLIKASLHEFASQGLRLVEVEKEHLADLADITDLLAERPERFIIFCDDLSFEDGESGYKAMKSALDGSVSAQVDNILIYATSNRRHLLPEYMKDNEGYVHGDDGEIHPGEVVEEKISLSERFGLWLSFYPPKQDEYLEIVAHWLRHFGLSDAQIEGARAEALVWALERGSRSGRVAWQFAKHWAGSHAA, encoded by the coding sequence ATGAATGAAAAATTGGAGCAACTCCTCAGTCATCTCGAAACGTTTTTGCCTAAAGTATTGACGGAAGAGCAGTGGAAATCTTCAACTGCTTTTAGGTGGCGTCGTCGCGATAGCGTCTTCGGAAGCATTGGTTTTTTGCAGCCAGTCAAGCATGTTTCAGATATCACCTTTGAGGATCTAAAAAATATCGATCGTCAACGTGATGCGATTCATGACAATACTAAAAACTTTATTCAGGGCAAGCCTGCTAATAATATTTTGCTAACGGGTGCGCGTGGAACAGGAAAGTCCTCACTCATTAAAGCAAGCTTGCATGAGTTTGCTAGTCAAGGATTGCGTTTGGTCGAGGTAGAAAAAGAGCATTTGGCAGACTTGGCTGACATTACAGATTTATTGGCTGAGCGTCCAGAGCGCTTTATTATTTTTTGTGATGACCTCTCATTTGAAGATGGGGAATCTGGCTACAAGGCTATGAAGTCTGCTTTGGATGGCTCTGTATCAGCACAAGTCGACAATATTTTGATTTATGCAACCTCTAATCGACGTCACCTCTTGCCTGAGTATATGAAGGACAACGAAGGTTACGTTCATGGGGATGATGGAGAAATTCATCCGGGTGAAGTGGTTGAGGAAAAGATTTCGCTCTCAGAGCGTTTTGGTTTATGGCTTTCTTTCTATCCGCCAAAGCAAGATGAGTATCTAGAAATTGTTGCCCATTGGTTGCGCCATTTTGGTTTAAGTGACGCGCAGATTGAGGGTGCTAGAGCTGAAGCATTGGTTTGGGCATTAGAGCGAGGTTCGCGTTCTGGTCGTGTTGCTTGGCAGTTTGCTAAGCATTGGGCTGGCTCGCACGCGGCTTAA
- a CDS encoding NUDIX domain-containing protein, with translation MSDSNRPVTEVAAGILLDAEGRYLLGQRPEGKPYAGYWEVPGGKIESGESVFAALKRELQEELGIDIESSEELVVLEHDYPHAYVRLHVSIIRKWSGTPKGCEGQALSWQLVSDTLPTVEPLLPAAWPMLEKLKLLKT, from the coding sequence ATGAGTGACTCTAACCGCCCTGTGACGGAAGTCGCTGCTGGGATTCTATTAGACGCAGAAGGACGCTATCTTTTGGGTCAGCGTCCAGAAGGCAAGCCTTATGCTGGCTATTGGGAAGTTCCCGGTGGAAAAATTGAATCCGGTGAATCTGTATTCGCAGCACTCAAGCGTGAATTACAAGAAGAGCTCGGGATTGATATTGAGTCTAGCGAAGAGTTGGTTGTCTTGGAACATGACTATCCACATGCTTATGTTCGTTTGCATGTCAGCATTATTCGAAAATGGAGCGGAACACCTAAGGGGTGTGAAGGTCAAGCGCTGTCTTGGCAACTAGTTAGCGATACGCTTCCGACCGTAGAGCCTTTATTACCGGCTGCCTGGCCCATGCTGGAAAAGTTAAAGCTACTAAAGACTTAG
- the zapD gene encoding cell division protein ZapD, giving the protein MIVYEYPFNELVRSMLRLEYLFARFNHFLRSDDPELHHNAIAMLFDLGDIGSRGDIKSLLLKEFERQKYALNGLKSSQKVDQEALTQTLSEIDKAALNINQSMGKPNSAITESEWLNAIRTRLNIPGGTSPIDLPSYHAWKNTPSTQRRELLEKYIDPLLPWHEACQIFLRLLRQSGETKDVVAHQGAYQQAPSGKVYQLMRIAVEDDSLFSEISANKYLLSIRFLKIDQDKKPRILNEDVSFRLTLCQL; this is encoded by the coding sequence GTGATTGTCTACGAATACCCTTTCAATGAATTAGTTCGAAGCATGCTTCGGCTGGAGTATTTGTTCGCCCGCTTCAATCACTTCCTCCGTTCTGATGATCCAGAGCTACATCACAATGCAATTGCGATGTTGTTTGACTTGGGCGATATTGGTTCACGAGGTGATATCAAATCCTTATTGCTAAAAGAATTTGAGCGTCAAAAATATGCTCTAAATGGTTTAAAGTCTTCGCAAAAGGTAGATCAAGAAGCGTTAACGCAAACGCTTTCAGAGATTGATAAAGCTGCACTGAATATCAATCAATCGATGGGTAAGCCTAATTCTGCAATTACTGAGAGTGAATGGCTAAATGCTATTCGTACTCGATTAAATATTCCAGGTGGAACAAGTCCGATTGATTTGCCAAGTTACCATGCCTGGAAAAATACCCCCTCGACTCAGCGCAGGGAGTTATTAGAAAAATATATTGACCCACTTTTGCCATGGCATGAAGCTTGCCAAATTTTCTTAAGATTGCTCCGTCAATCTGGAGAAACAAAAGATGTTGTTGCACATCAAGGCGCATATCAACAAGCACCTTCTGGTAAGGTTTATCAATTGATGCGCATCGCTGTAGAAGATGACAGCCTCTTTTCAGAAATCAGCGCCAATAAATATCTTTTATCGATTCGCTTTCTGAAAATTGATCAAGATAAAAAACCTCGGATCCTGAATGAGGATGTATCTTTTAGACTGACCCTCTGCCAGCTCTAA
- the coaE gene encoding dephospho-CoA kinase (Dephospho-CoA kinase (CoaE) performs the final step in coenzyme A biosynthesis.): protein MASTHSNFDSAQADLKALKGEIPLIGLTGGIGSGKTAVSDLLGKLGAGVIDTDLISHQITAPGGKAIPLITKEFGADFIDPQGALDRPKMRALVFADSNARQALEKLTHPLIQQETAKQAFGLAKSGAPYLVFVVPLLIESGSWVNLIDYLIVVDCPEETQIQRVMHRSNMTRLDVENILKAQTSRKVRLAAANAVIENQGSLDELKSEVLRLHQELLKI, encoded by the coding sequence ATGGCCTCAACTCATTCCAACTTTGATTCTGCCCAAGCCGATCTAAAAGCCTTAAAGGGTGAAATTCCATTAATTGGCTTAACTGGCGGCATTGGTTCTGGCAAGACGGCAGTGAGCGATTTACTAGGTAAGCTTGGGGCCGGGGTGATTGATACAGACTTGATTTCCCATCAAATTACTGCGCCCGGCGGAAAAGCGATTCCATTGATTACCAAAGAATTTGGGGCTGACTTCATAGACCCCCAGGGAGCCCTGGATCGACCCAAAATGCGGGCCCTAGTCTTTGCAGATTCAAATGCCCGTCAAGCTTTAGAGAAATTAACCCACCCCTTAATTCAGCAAGAAACCGCCAAACAAGCATTTGGGTTGGCCAAATCTGGAGCTCCCTATCTTGTTTTTGTAGTCCCACTGCTCATTGAGTCTGGATCTTGGGTAAATCTGATTGACTACCTCATCGTAGTTGATTGTCCAGAAGAGACCCAAATCCAAAGAGTGATGCACCGCAGCAATATGACCCGCTTAGACGTGGAGAATATTCTCAAAGCGCAAACAAGCCGCAAAGTCCGTCTAGCAGCAGCTAACGCCGTTATTGAAAATCAAGGCAGTCTAGATGAGCTCAAATCAGAGGTTCTGAGGTTGCACCAAGAATTGCTCAAAATTTAA
- a CDS encoding A24 family peptidase, with translation MASIWIVKSLLVLALLYLAYIDWRTLRLPNAITLPLIFLGITFNLISDLRLTTLSSAFIGALLGYASLWALNAGYRLLKNRNGIGMGDAKLLAALGGWLGWGALPSILLIASATGIVGGLVWLQLRGHHLQQAFPFGPFLVIAGIIELLWPQLIPTLILPKPI, from the coding sequence ATGGCAAGCATCTGGATAGTTAAATCCCTATTAGTACTGGCTTTGCTTTACTTGGCCTATATTGATTGGCGGACCTTGCGTCTACCGAATGCCATTACATTGCCCTTAATTTTTTTAGGTATTACTTTTAACTTAATCTCAGACCTTCGTCTTACTACCCTAAGCTCGGCATTTATCGGAGCGCTTCTAGGATATGCCTCACTTTGGGCATTAAATGCTGGCTATCGTCTTCTGAAAAACCGCAATGGAATTGGCATGGGTGATGCCAAACTCTTAGCAGCGCTGGGTGGCTGGTTGGGCTGGGGTGCTCTGCCTAGCATTCTCCTTATTGCCTCTGCCACTGGAATTGTCGGCGGCCTCGTCTGGCTTCAGTTACGCGGACATCATTTGCAGCAAGCCTTTCCTTTTGGCCCTTTTTTAGTTATTGCTGGCATCATTGAGCTGTTATGGCCTCAACTCATTCCAACTTTGATTCTGCCCAAGCCGATCTAA
- a CDS encoding type II secretion system F family protein → MQKLLTRKLSQSEQLHFAQQMLALLQAGLPLLNAIQLLIQSAPASWQIWLENIRTLLQKGNSFSFCLSAQDGKFSPEFFNLIRVSERTGDLSLALRTISQQLEAQIELRRKVQQSLTYPVITLATSFLLVLVMMIWVVPVFKEVFANFQAELPAPSKILISISTEIQNYFLEILLSALVITAGFIYSWLKSSTLQKYCDALLLRTPFFGNLFRLATLSHWCRTLGHLLETGLPLPDALRVTAQSSNHWVSHDFSAEIFKHLTRGWPLGESLKRADPKSRLLDIETLLLLHIGAESGALAEMLNKRATSLGAQLSSQLNALSQSLEPALILFVGAIIGSLVIILYLPIFNLGQIV, encoded by the coding sequence GTGCAAAAACTTTTAACTAGAAAACTCAGCCAATCTGAACAACTGCATTTTGCACAACAGATGCTCGCACTTCTTCAGGCTGGTCTTCCCTTACTCAATGCCATACAGCTATTGATTCAGTCCGCACCTGCATCTTGGCAAATTTGGCTAGAGAATATCCGCACCCTACTTCAGAAAGGCAATAGCTTTTCTTTTTGCTTAAGTGCACAAGATGGCAAATTTTCTCCAGAGTTTTTTAATCTCATTAGAGTCAGCGAGAGAACAGGTGATCTCAGCTTGGCACTCAGGACAATTTCACAGCAACTAGAAGCTCAGATTGAGCTGAGAAGAAAAGTTCAGCAGTCTCTGACTTATCCTGTAATTACACTCGCCACCTCCTTCCTATTGGTGCTGGTGATGATGATTTGGGTTGTACCTGTATTTAAGGAGGTCTTTGCGAACTTTCAGGCTGAGCTACCGGCACCATCCAAAATTCTGATTTCTATTTCCACAGAGATCCAAAATTACTTTCTGGAAATATTACTCAGCGCGCTCGTAATAACCGCAGGCTTTATCTACTCCTGGCTCAAATCAAGCACTCTCCAAAAATATTGTGATGCTCTCTTATTACGCACGCCATTTTTTGGTAATCTATTTAGGCTCGCAACACTCAGTCATTGGTGTCGAACCCTAGGGCATTTGCTGGAAACTGGTTTACCACTTCCGGATGCCCTGAGAGTGACCGCACAATCTTCAAATCATTGGGTGAGCCATGACTTTAGTGCCGAGATATTTAAACATCTCACTCGTGGCTGGCCATTGGGGGAATCGCTCAAAAGAGCAGACCCTAAATCACGACTTCTAGATATAGAGACATTGCTACTACTTCATATCGGGGCTGAAAGTGGCGCATTAGCCGAGATGCTTAATAAGCGTGCCACTTCATTAGGAGCTCAGCTGAGCAGCCAACTCAATGCACTCAGCCAAAGCTTGGAACCAGCACTTATTCTTTTTGTTGGTGCCATTATTGGCAGTTTGGTCATAATCCTTTATTTACCCATCTTTAATTTAGGGCAAATTGTTTAG
- a CDS encoding GspE/PulE family protein gives MSELLHDSHIIRTWHDIAVNALNNRATDIHIEARSQETIIRTRIDGRLTLQNQYPIDLHERLITRIKILSRLDIAEKRLPQDGRLLIGHDFSYPNIDCRVSILPTLHGEKAVVRILPSCLEELALDQLGLLPKQLEIVRGAISQTNGLILVTGPTGSGKTRTLYSCLSALNQVQRNICSVEDPIEIRLPGVNQVAYHPKAGLDFPSIIRALLRQDPDVIMIGEIRDSASGQLAIQAAQTGHLVLSTLHTRNAIGALARLKSLGIDQESIESCLRCVSSQRLIRKRCKECNLMQSKMLCNLCKGSGYFGRIGVHEVLGSDQLFASAQALDIYSAGTQLLKSGIVDQASLDAELGSWH, from the coding sequence TTGAGCGAGCTACTGCATGACTCTCACATTATTCGGACCTGGCATGACATTGCTGTTAATGCATTAAATAATCGGGCAACGGATATTCATATTGAGGCGAGATCTCAAGAAACCATCATACGTACGAGAATAGATGGTCGTCTCACTCTACAAAACCAATACCCTATTGATTTGCATGAGAGATTAATCACGCGGATCAAAATCTTGTCGCGTCTAGATATCGCAGAAAAGCGTTTACCTCAAGATGGACGCCTCCTCATTGGTCATGACTTTAGCTATCCGAACATTGATTGCCGGGTATCGATTCTTCCGACCCTGCATGGTGAAAAAGCTGTTGTTCGCATCTTACCTAGTTGTCTAGAGGAGTTAGCGCTAGATCAACTTGGCTTACTGCCAAAGCAGCTTGAAATAGTCCGAGGTGCTATTAGTCAAACCAATGGATTGATTCTGGTAACAGGCCCCACAGGGAGTGGCAAGACACGTACTTTATATAGCTGCTTGAGCGCACTGAACCAAGTGCAACGTAATATTTGCTCTGTTGAAGATCCTATTGAAATTCGGCTTCCAGGAGTAAATCAGGTAGCCTATCACCCAAAAGCAGGCTTAGACTTTCCAAGCATTATTCGCGCCCTTCTACGCCAAGATCCGGATGTCATCATGATTGGTGAAATACGTGATTCAGCAAGCGGTCAACTTGCCATCCAGGCAGCCCAAACAGGTCATTTAGTTTTAAGCACGCTACATACGCGCAATGCTATTGGTGCTTTAGCAAGACTCAAAAGCCTAGGCATAGATCAAGAGTCTATTGAATCCTGTCTTCGTTGCGTCAGCTCTCAAAGGTTAATTCGAAAACGCTGCAAAGAATGCAATTTAATGCAAAGCAAAATGCTCTGCAATCTATGCAAAGGATCGGGCTATTTCGGTCGCATTGGCGTTCATGAAGTTTTGGGAAGTGACCAGTTATTTGCATCAGCCCAAGCTCTGGACATCTACTCAGCGGGTACGCAACTACTGAAGTCTGGCATAGTAGATCAGGCATCCCTAGATGCAGAGCTTGGGTCTTGGCATTAG
- a CDS encoding HlyC/CorC family transporter, whose amino-acid sequence MDTFFDDWPFIGQVALVIFLLALSGLFSMAETSMLSSNRHRLRAMANGGNAGAALAERLLKRIDSLLSVLLISNNLINTILPILVTGIALHIFGDSGLVLSIATLVVALLIIIFSEITPKVIGAAFPEKIASNVGWFILPLTFILKPLLWFINSFVSGLMKVFGLQTSNENRVMSKEELRSLVLESNRFVSAHHRNILLNLFNLENILVDDVMTPRSKIEILDLSRPIDEVIEQLETCYHNKLPVCDGDSERIVGILSVKKALSLLGNAELHHEDFRSLLNEPYFIPSGTPVLQQMQFFQDNQQRLSLVVNEYGEVLGLVTFEDIVEELIGEFTTSFSNLSNDPHWLADGTYLASGSASLRDLNRLLKLELPLDGPRTLNGLILEKLEAIPDYDVSIRIAGVVMEIVQFDEHGVKTVKLYQPLIQPTQD is encoded by the coding sequence ATGGACACTTTTTTTGATGATTGGCCTTTTATTGGTCAAGTCGCATTAGTCATCTTCCTGCTTGCCCTCTCTGGCTTATTTTCCATGGCCGAAACTAGCATGCTCTCTTCCAATCGCCATCGCCTACGCGCCATGGCCAACGGCGGCAATGCTGGAGCAGCTCTTGCTGAAAGATTGTTAAAGCGTATTGATTCCCTGCTTTCTGTATTGTTGATTTCCAACAACCTCATCAATACCATCCTACCAATCTTAGTTACCGGCATTGCTCTACATATTTTTGGTGATAGCGGCCTAGTGCTGTCGATAGCCACCTTAGTCGTAGCACTACTCATCATTATTTTTAGTGAGATCACCCCAAAAGTTATTGGCGCAGCCTTCCCCGAGAAAATTGCCAGCAATGTTGGCTGGTTTATTCTGCCCCTCACTTTCATACTTAAACCCTTGCTCTGGTTTATCAATAGTTTTGTGTCTGGCTTGATGAAGGTTTTTGGCCTTCAAACTTCGAATGAAAATCGAGTAATGAGTAAAGAAGAGTTACGTAGCCTAGTACTGGAATCCAATCGTTTTGTTTCAGCTCACCATCGCAATATCTTGCTCAATCTTTTTAACCTTGAAAATATCTTGGTTGATGATGTGATGACGCCCCGATCTAAGATTGAGATATTAGATCTCTCAAGACCGATTGATGAGGTGATTGAGCAACTAGAAACTTGTTATCACAACAAGCTCCCAGTTTGTGATGGCGACTCTGAGCGTATCGTTGGCATTCTCTCGGTTAAAAAAGCACTCTCCTTGCTAGGTAATGCAGAGCTTCACCATGAAGACTTCAGGTCATTACTAAATGAGCCTTATTTCATCCCCAGCGGGACGCCCGTTCTTCAACAGATGCAATTTTTTCAGGACAATCAACAGCGCTTGAGTTTGGTTGTAAACGAATACGGTGAAGTGCTTGGTCTAGTGACTTTTGAAGACATAGTTGAAGAGCTGATTGGTGAGTTCACCACTTCATTCTCAAATCTTTCTAATGATCCTCATTGGTTAGCCGATGGCACTTATCTTGCTAGCGGTAGCGCATCATTGCGAGATTTAAATCGTCTTCTAAAACTAGAGTTGCCACTTGACGGACCGCGTACTTTAAATGGTCTCATTTTAGAAAAGCTTGAAGCAATTCCGGACTACGATGTCAGCATTCGGATTGCTGGCGTAGTAATGGAAATTGTTCAGTTTGATGAGCATGGAGTAAAAACAGTCAAGCTATACCAACCACTCATCCAACCGACCCAAGATTGA
- a CDS encoding methylated-DNA--[protein]-cysteine S-methyltransferase has protein sequence MVISISADYCVISAPFGCLGVQTELVDGSLMISKIDYLPPGTALISPKNALAKVFSKQCAQYFKHASSVFDVPLKPTGTPHQQKVWNATLGIGVGKTSTYGEIAKKIKSGPRAVGTACGANPYPLVTPCHRVVSAQGLGGFMKEDAPGFYRQIKIWLLKHEGVL, from the coding sequence ATGGTCATCTCTATATCAGCCGATTATTGCGTGATATCTGCCCCTTTTGGGTGCCTAGGTGTGCAAACAGAGTTGGTAGACGGTAGTTTGATGATCTCCAAAATTGATTATCTGCCTCCAGGTACTGCGCTAATTTCCCCCAAAAATGCTTTGGCTAAGGTATTTTCAAAACAGTGTGCGCAGTATTTCAAGCATGCCTCCTCAGTGTTTGATGTTCCCCTAAAACCTACGGGAACACCACATCAGCAAAAGGTGTGGAATGCGACACTAGGTATTGGAGTGGGAAAGACTAGCACTTATGGTGAGATTGCCAAAAAGATTAAAAGTGGACCTCGTGCCGTCGGGACTGCTTGCGGTGCTAATCCCTATCCTTTGGTCACTCCGTGTCATAGAGTAGTTTCTGCCCAAGGTCTTGGAGGTTTTATGAAAGAAGATGCTCCAGGTTTTTATCGCCAGATCAAAATTTGGCTTTTAAAGCATGAGGGTGTGCTTTAA
- a CDS encoding squalene/phytoene synthase family protein — translation MNSAIQPIENPNSDLAYQKAILGSVSRTFALTIPLLPPAIEVVVGNTYLLCRIVDTIEDATELSPTEKQRLSRLFLEAVLGTISVEAFVNPCLEALKGYSNVDELDLIAHTPTVLRILHTFPDTDQAAISRCVSIMSDGMSHFHGRQTQEGLKDLAEFEEYCYVVAGVVGELLTTIFSNYSSGFAKQIEGHEQLAIAFGQALQMTNILKDSPEDRARGVSWKPVGISQTALLNIAYKKLQDSMSYILLIPENETGMRRFCFLAFGLAVMTLEKIANRKEFSNKSEVKLSRNSVWIFYAFTKLAASNTFLMKAFFFAASSHLRKLSTKNP, via the coding sequence GTGAATTCCGCCATACAGCCGATAGAGAACCCCAATAGCGATCTAGCCTATCAAAAGGCGATTTTGGGTTCCGTATCGCGCACTTTTGCACTCACTATCCCCCTACTTCCCCCAGCAATTGAGGTTGTGGTCGGAAACACCTACTTACTGTGTCGGATTGTCGACACGATTGAGGATGCGACTGAACTGAGTCCAACAGAGAAGCAGCGCTTATCTAGGCTATTTTTAGAAGCAGTTTTGGGCACTATTTCGGTGGAGGCATTTGTAAACCCCTGCCTAGAAGCATTAAAAGGCTACTCCAATGTTGATGAGCTCGATTTAATCGCGCATACCCCAACCGTCCTCAGAATTCTGCACACCTTTCCCGATACAGATCAGGCTGCGATTAGCCGTTGCGTTTCAATCATGTCCGATGGCATGTCCCATTTCCATGGAAGGCAAACGCAAGAAGGGCTAAAAGATCTCGCAGAATTTGAGGAGTATTGCTATGTAGTGGCTGGTGTCGTAGGAGAACTATTGACAACCATCTTTAGCAACTACTCTTCCGGATTTGCAAAGCAGATTGAAGGGCATGAGCAATTGGCTATCGCCTTTGGTCAGGCTTTACAAATGACTAATATTTTGAAGGACTCACCAGAAGATCGTGCACGTGGCGTCTCTTGGAAACCCGTAGGCATAAGTCAAACGGCGCTACTCAATATTGCTTACAAAAAACTGCAAGACTCCATGAGCTATATTCTCCTGATTCCAGAAAATGAAACAGGTATGAGACGCTTCTGCTTTCTTGCTTTCGGTCTTGCAGTCATGACGCTTGAAAAAATTGCTAACAGAAAAGAATTTAGCAACAAATCGGAAGTCAAGTTGTCTAGAAATTCCGTTTGGATTTTTTATGCATTTACCAAACTTGCCGCCAGCAATACTTTCTTGATGAAAGCATTCTTTTTTGCAGCATCCAGTCATCTCAGAAAACTATCTACAAAGAATCCTTAA